In Gordonia iterans, the following proteins share a genomic window:
- a CDS encoding endonuclease domain-containing protein codes for MSVTSIDTGHGGTVHGVFHRDELERLAISRRERLRMLAAEELDSPRKDWYAAPGCHSVVKDAVSAGGVLACVSALKYYGFWVPPGYSNDHVRRARSSPQYQQSCRGFSRTAAGRTAVDPVVTALECAARCMREEDWIAVCDSVQNALGLSADALRGAMGTLPARVQGWFAKTDCDAQSGTESIVRVRLRALGYKVVVQPRVEGVGHSDLRIGRLVIECDGRQYHSSAAEFQADRTRDRKAVIDGWIVIRLTYDDVLFGWAEVLEDIRAITRKDRHRRRSARDDTGR; via the coding sequence GTGTCGGTCACGTCGATCGACACCGGCCACGGTGGCACGGTCCACGGGGTGTTCCACCGAGACGAACTCGAAAGACTCGCGATCAGCCGACGCGAACGGCTGCGCATGCTCGCCGCGGAGGAACTCGACTCGCCACGCAAGGACTGGTACGCGGCACCGGGCTGTCACAGTGTGGTCAAGGACGCGGTGAGCGCGGGTGGCGTGCTCGCCTGCGTGTCCGCCCTGAAGTACTACGGCTTCTGGGTACCTCCCGGATACTCGAACGATCACGTGCGCCGCGCCCGGAGTTCGCCGCAGTACCAGCAGTCCTGTCGTGGGTTCTCCCGGACCGCCGCCGGCCGGACGGCGGTCGATCCGGTCGTCACCGCCCTCGAATGCGCGGCGCGCTGCATGCGCGAGGAGGACTGGATCGCCGTGTGCGATTCCGTGCAGAACGCGCTGGGCCTGTCCGCCGACGCCCTCCGCGGCGCGATGGGAACACTCCCCGCCCGGGTCCAGGGATGGTTCGCCAAGACCGACTGTGATGCGCAGTCCGGGACCGAGTCCATCGTCCGGGTGCGACTGCGCGCTCTCGGCTACAAGGTGGTGGTGCAACCGCGTGTCGAGGGCGTGGGCCACTCCGACCTGCGGATCGGCCGGCTCGTGATCGAATGCGACGGACGCCAGTACCACTCGTCCGCCGCGGAGTTCCAGGCCGACCGCACACGCGACCGCAAGGCCGTGATCGACGGCTGGATCGTCATCCGCCTCACCTACGACGACGTCCTCTTCGGCTGGGCCGAGGTCCTCGAAGACATCCGGGCGATCACCCGCAAGGATCGCCACCGACGGCGGTCGGCGCGTGACGACACCGGCCGATAG